The Microbacterium phyllosphaerae region CGGTGACGGGTGCGACCGCGGATGCCGAGGCGCTGGCCGTGGTCGATGCGCGGCGCCGATCCACGCTCGCGGTCGACAGCGCGTCCGCGTACGTCGCCGAGGCGCTCGCCGGCGACGGATATCGCGTGCGCGTCGACGTGGCCCGTGCCCCGCTCGCAGAGCAGGATGCCGCTCTGGACGCCGCCGTCGACGACGACGGACTCACGGTGATCCTGATCGACCGCGCCGACGCGGACGAGGCCCAACGTGCCCTGGTCGACCGAGCGGCGACGCGGGACCCCGGCGCGGTCGTCGTCAACGTCGGACTCGCACCGCAGCGCCTCTTGGCCGTACCGGTCGTCGAGGTCGGAGCGGCCAGCCTGATCGGCGCGCGTGCGGCACGCGAGCGACTGATCGCGAGCTCGGTCCACGACGATGTGACGTCACGCCCCGACACAGATCCGGCCGACTGAGGCAGGATGACACCGTGGACGCAGACGTTCTCGCGCTGGTGCGCCGATCCGTTCCCCGCCTGAGTGCCGCAGAGGCACGAGTCGCGGAGACGATACTCGGCGACCCCACGCTCGTCGTGGACCTCGCGATCAACGACCTCGCCCAGCTCTGCCACACGTCGCTCTCGACGGTGGCGAGGTTCGCGCAGTCCCTCGGCTTCAGCGGGTATCGCGAGCTCAGGGTCGCCGTCGCCCGCACGGTGACACTCGCGCAGGCGCAGCAGGCACGCTTCGGACTCGACACCACGGCGATCGATCCGGATGACGAGCCGGCCGCGATCGCCGCCAAGCTCGCCGCACAGGAGATCGACGCGATCGAGAAGACCGCGCTCGGCCTCGATGCCGCCTCCCTCGACCGTGTCGCCCTCGCGCTGGTCGCCGCGCGGCATGTCGATCTGTTCGGTCAGGCGGCGTCGTCCCTCACGGCGCAGGACC contains the following coding sequences:
- a CDS encoding MurR/RpiR family transcriptional regulator is translated as MDADVLALVRRSVPRLSAAEARVAETILGDPTLVVDLAINDLAQLCHTSLSTVARFAQSLGFSGYRELRVAVARTVTLAQAQQARFGLDTTAIDPDDEPAAIAAKLAAQEIDAIEKTALGLDAASLDRVALALVAARHVDLFGQAASSLTAQDLQQKLARIGCSVAHSADPHLALTTASLRTPEDVVIAFSHSGETHEVVRAVEVARDAGALSVAVTSAPDSTLALAADLVLLTYAQESPFRMAAMSSRIAQLALVDILFVRVVQHRGEPVVIPLQLTHDAAASRRRR